The stretch of DNA agaggcaaaaaaccctttctatttcagttgcgtgcgcgCGTGCAAACGAGACACATCgttgtcacaaagcatatgcaattaaataaatttctgacagttcacatcaaacccttttcgaaagaaccttgactgtaaataataaagcacaaaagagacaacaagctttcattcaaataatttttcactgtcacatttccattttttttaccttttcccggcagagttgagtacaaagtgaatgtaacttgccagacagtgtttgttaaatccataaaagaattgccattttatttcagtgttgtatataataccaagttagtaaaatattagaaacaaaactcacttgatatccaacggcgaaaaatgaattgctgtcgaagaccattactcgtcgctttaaagattccagatatttattttcaccgTCTGACTTGtgtatccaattgacgttccatttttgagctccataagggtatattttggttaaggatgtactaaaacgccatgcgcgttacaagaactttcgacgccattgcaggttaatgaaatatcctcctgtgtgcaccagagaaatctacgcattaccccagccccctcaaacgtaacaaaatacgcacagaagactctatgcacaaagacaccacttagcaggggagtgacaggcaagacttttaccgacacggaataaaaatttaaaaaattacggagaaatgaaacgcagattccgactgggtttcgCATCCCAGTATAAAGGGGAGAAAATTTGACAACAGTAAGTTATATCGTTGTTGCGCGTTATCGTGAGAACAGGTGAAAACGACAAGAAATCGATGATGTGGATGAAAAGTGTATTTTCCTTCGTTTTTGCAGAACTGAAAAcggaaaatttttcaaatccATTACTTTGGATGAGGCCTAGAAATGAAGACTTTTGAAAAAATCTATAGTAGTTCTCATTTTGACTGAACAAACCTTATTTTTTTGCCAAATCATGAAGTGACAATATCATGCTTTCTTAAGAAACTGCATGTCATAAACTTTAAATTAGCTCTTGAGAGCCGTCAAGTGATCGTTTTCATTACTAGAACTAGAAAAGTCAACAGAAAACGCCATCAAGTTCTGACACTCGAGAACTAGAAAAGTCAAACACCGACGGTAAAAGAATTCCAAGACGAAACCACATAGAATTACTATTATTTTCAGTTGAAAACGAGaaaggaagaagagaaaattatcAGCTCTCCCGTTCGAAACCTAAGCCAGGCCAGCATGCTTAAAAACTGTACGGACAAACTCAATAATTCGTCTTTCGTGGATGGATCTTCTAAATGATGTCGCGGAATTAAGTCGGACTATCCAAGGAAGAGAAAGCCATTTTAATAGCAACCTATTCTATCGTACTCCTTGTCACGTTGATTGGAAACGTTCTAATCATCCTGGtgttttccaagtacaagccaCTTCGAAAATCAATCAATTATTTCGTGGTCAATATGGCCGTCTCCGATCTCTTCACTCACTTGACCATCATGCCCTTTACAATTGCACAGACACTATCTTCAGGTCCCTTTCTTTCCCGGCTTCAGCCGAATGTTGCAAATATCATTTGCAAACTTTGCTATTTTCATCTTGATGTTTCTATGCTGGTCTCCATCCAGAGCCTTATGCTGATTTCAGTGAACAGCCTGATTGCTGTTGTCTTCCCCTTGAAGATAAAACCCATCTCGTGGAAAGTGCGTTTAGTCTGCATCCTGGTTTCGCGGATTGTGGCCATAGCTGCTCATGCTCATTACCTTCACATACTCCATGTTTCCTTTTATGGTTATTGCTGCTACAAAGCCAACTGGACTACGGAAACCAACAATAAATATAATACAGCCATGTTCATTGTATTCTACTTGGTACCAGTGTGTTTGTTGACTATCATATACAGCACCATAGCTTGGACtctaaaacgaagacaaaaTGAAAGGAGACAGATGTCCGAATGTAAGAGATCTCGAGACCCTGCAAGCAACAGACAGATAGTCAGATTGTCAATAGCCATATTAGCTGCTTTTATTGTCTGTATTGGCCCATTGTTTGTTTGCACTTTTATCATCATATTTAAGTTTCATGGGGTGCTTCCCCTTGGAATCGGTGCTAAAATTCCCAAAGTCATTGTATTCATCATAAAAAAGATGTTGCTTCATTCGTGGGGAGCCCTCAATCCCTGCATCTGCTTTGCTTTTAGTGAAAAGTACCgaacaggtttcaaacatttaGTCATTGGCCAACGTCGAGCTGGCAGAACAGCCTTTCCACAATGAGCATGAACATGACATTGGTTAGGCGAAGAACAAATAAAAGTTCAAGCTCTGATCACGTCAGCATGAAGAGTGTCACTGAAGCTCAACAAGAAAGGCTTAAACGTGTGGGAGCAGAGAAAGAGCAaggtcaaaaacaaaaaaatactaccgagaaacaaaaacaaaagcctATGGTTAAAGAAATAAATCGTGAGGAGAATGCCAGTCTTCTCTAAATCAAGTACTATTTCTTACAAGGGTAAAGAAACTTTTCAAACAGCGATATAGGCTTACTGAGATGTATGCATGCAGTTTTGAAACTCGGACGGTTTGTTGTACATAGAGATCTGTAGAGGTGTGTAAGTAAGATGTATTGATTTCGTATTTCAGCCGCTTTCTGACTCTTCTTAAAGAAAGGACAAAGTTTATGAAGGTTAGCTACAAGTTAACATTGGTCATCAGTAGAAAATAAAGCTGTTTCGTCTTATATTTTGATCCAAAACGGTAAAGTTAAAATGGCgttgtgatgatgataataacgaaAGAACAAGGTTAGGACAACGACTGAAATCAGATTAAGAGCAACAACTGAAATTATTGCAGTAGCCATTAATGTAGAAAGAACTACCATAACCTCCCAAAGCATTGCCCTGACTCTTAGATCTCTCTCCTCTCTGGAGCATGCTCATCGAGTACTACCGCATTAATAAATGATTCCGTTTCGTCGACGCTTGCTTGTCTTGCCTGGGTTAAAGAATTCCTAATTATCCTTGAAAAAAGGAGGACTTAAGCGTTCTATTGAACAGCTCTTACTTTTAGGCGACGTTTGCCTCAAATGTACTTTCATTCGAATTAATAGGTTCTAAGAGTCAATATAACATTTGTGTGTTGATGAGCCCACGTATATTCAATGTTTCAACACTAGAAATCATACAAAAAAATTTATAAAGTATTTTTTTGTCCGTTGCGCTATTGTTAAAACGCTCATCAACGTAGCTTTGACGCACTTTGGTTGGGTACATGCGAAACGTAATACTGCCATGATAATAATTAAGATAACCAGGATGGACAAATTGCTAATGACACAATATACATAAATTATTAAGAGGCTAGCTCTTTGAGCTTTATGTTGTCTTTTGATCCATGTGACAAAGTTCAGTGTTGCTATATACAAAgaatcgaaaagaaaactatttacttTTTGCGAGTCTATATTAGAGTTCCATAAAAAGTCTCGTAAGGGTATGACTCAATTAAAAAAGgggagaaaatttgaaaacagtaaGTAATATCGTTGTTGCGCATTATTGTGAGAACAGGTGAAAACGACAAGAAAACGATAATGTGgatgaaaaatgtattttacttCGTTTTCGCAGAACTGAAAAcggaaattttttcaaaataatccATAAGTTTGGATGAGGCCTAAAAATGAAGACTTTTAACAAATCTATAGTAGTTCTCATTTTGACTGAACAAACCATATTTTATTGCCAAATCATGAGGTGACAATATCATGCGTTCTTAAGAAACTGCATGTCATAAACTTTAAATTAGCTCTTGACAGCCGTCAAGTGATCGTTTTCGTTACTcgcatagttaatgcatggagatggttatgaaactcgacaaggtCCTCTGTTTCATGTGTTTGTCCGTATGAAATGTACTTCTCGACTCCGTTTGATCTTGATCATTTACGTGATGTCCAGATAATACAGAAAACACTTCGACTCGATTTAAGccattttagtataaatacacaggtgattatacaaaatcgcgcgctctcattggctcgctatctcggattatcagccgataatcacctcgacggacaaaatggctgccagtagtcgttttgccactgtaagtgaagatgatttcgcgttgaaatgttttttttttctctttttttgaaataatcattaaaaggctcagtgattatcggtgaatattcaccgataatcacttcgccttcggagaataattgttaaagaaaTTCAAACGAGACAATCTTTGGCCAAAGTTGAGCCCCTCTCAGGAGTTTGTGGGAacaagagaacatggctaatttgaactgccGGGGAACAGAGGAgcaatgtcaaaatattttaggaaaCAAGGGtacaaaatacattttaaaacaattttagggatcaaaaaacttggaacaagtttgaaagcaaTTTGGGAAACAAGGGaacacttaacaattattcgcccgAAGGCcaagtgattattggtgaatattcaccgataatcactgagcctgaggcgaatagttgcttaagtataaatacacaggtgattatttcaaaaaagagaaaaaaaaaagcatttcaacgcgaaatcatcttcacttacagtggcaaaacgtctactggcagccattttgtccgtcgtggtggttatcggctgataatccgagatagcgagccaatgagagcgcgcgattttgtataatcacctgtgtatttatacgaaaggcaaatatttaaaggaagGGCCTCAAAGTTCGATCTCGACGGCTGCTTGATAGATTTCCAATGGAAATTAATACAGAATTCAAGTTCAAAGGAACTTGAAGAAGTTAGAGACACGTAATTATAACACCTTTCTAAGATATTTAACAAAAGTCATCTAAAGTATCAATGGTTATCTGGTGAactatatatctatctatctatcttatATTAAACaacgtgttgttgttgttcgttCATTGCTTTCGATGACGATCAATGACGCTGCATTTATTGGTTATACGTGTGCGTCTGTGACTGATTAGTCCAAACGAACTGTGTGCGAAATAATCGACCACAAATTTGGTATTACCAGATGAGGTTTGGTGGTTTGTTAAAGATTC from Montipora capricornis isolate CH-2021 chromosome 9, ASM3666992v2, whole genome shotgun sequence encodes:
- the LOC138017579 gene encoding neuropeptide FF receptor 1-like encodes the protein MAVSDLFTHLTIMPFTIAQTLSSGPFLSRLQPNVANIICKLCYFHLDVSMLVSIQSLMLISVNSLIAVVFPLKIKPISWKVRLVCILVSRIVAIAAHAHYLHILHVSFYGYCCYKANWTTETNNKYNTAMFIVFYLVPVCLLTIIYSTIAWTLKRRQNERRQMSECKRSRDPASNRQIVRLSIAILAAFIVCIGPLFVCTFIIIFKFHGVLPLGIGAKIPKVIVFIIKKMLLHSWGALNPCICFAFSEKYRTGFKHLVIGQRRAGRTAFPQ